The Paracoccus albus region CCATTGCACTGACGGTCTTTGCCGTTGGCGCGAGAAACCCGTTTGCCTTCGGCGGCAGGTCAGAGGGGTTCGATCCGGAACGCCCCGGTATCGTCGGCTTTACGCGCCATCCGCTGATGTGGGCCTTTGCGCTCTGGGCCGGGGCGCATCTGCTGGTCAACGGCGATCTCGCCCATGTCATGCTGTTCGCCCCATTGCTGCTGTTCGCACTGTCAGGCGTTTTCGCGGCCGAGGCCCGCGCACGCCGCGTTCTGCCGGATTTCCAGCGATTGGCGGCGCATAGTTCGCTCTGGCCCGGCGCGGCGCTGTTGACGGGCCGCTGGCGACCAAGGGGCCTGCCATCGCTGCCACGCCTTTTCATCACGCTGCTGGTATGGGCCGCGCTGATACACCTTCACCCGCTGCTGATCGGGCCATCGCCATTGCCCTGAAGGCGAAATCCTTCCGGCAGGTTATTGCGCCCATCCAGCACCAGATCGGCCATGACGCGGGCAAGTGCGGGTGCCATGCCGAACCCGATCTTGAAGCCGCCATTCAGAACGAAATGCCCCGGTCGCCCCGGCCAGCCTCCTGCCAGAGGGGCTCGTGATCTAGCACGCGGACGAATGCCTGCCCAACGGGAAATGACTTTCGCATCGGCCAGTTCCGGGCAAATGGCCCGCGATTTTGTGATTACATCGTCCAGTAGGTGGTCGACCTGATCATGCGCATAGCTGTTTTCGGAAGTCGAACCGATCCCGACCGTGCCGTTGAAATGGGGCACGACATGCAGGCCGTCAGCAAAGACCTGAGGCGAAGCGGCGGCATCGAATGCCAGCAACGCGCTTTGCCCTTTCACGCCCTGACCGACCTTGCGCCCAAGGTCCTCGCCCAGTTGCTCAAGTCCCGCGACCCCCGTCGCCCAGAGGGCAGGTGTAGACGTAGTTTCGATTTCTGCCACAGCGCCAAGCTCGATTTCTCCACCTCGTCTGCGGATCGCCGCCGCCAACGCATTGCACGCGTCGGGCGGCGAGATACGAGCCGTCAGATCGTCCATCAGCCACCATCCATCGGCGCTAAGCGGGCAAAGCGAGCCGTTCGGACGCTCTTGCGTCAGCCACATCCGTGCCGCACCGTCCCAGAAGTGTTCTGAACCTTCGATGCGGGCGTGAAGCTTGGGCAAATCACCACTGACCACCGGCTGAACCCTGCCTGTCCGCGCATAACCGGGGTCGACCCCACCCACATCACCGACTTCCGTCCAGAAATCCTGCGCCGACAGCAGGCTTTCAAGCTGAAACTGCTTCTTCGCGTTCCAGCTTTCCGGCGCATGGGGTGCAAGCGCGCCCACCGTTCCGCCTGACGATCCGGCGGCGATACCCTGCTTCTCCAGCACGCGCACATGCTGGCCGCGCCGAGTCAGCTCCCACGCGAGCGACAGCCCCGCGATTCCCGCCCCGACGACTGTGATGCTTGCCATTTCCGCGCCCTTTCGCCAGTGCTGCCCCTGAAGGAGTTAGCGCCGATGACGACCAAGGACCAGACACCGGAACTGCAATGGCGCGAAGGCAGCGTGCCGGTTTCCTCTCGTTTCGACGATCCGTATTTCAGCCTTGCCGGTGGTCTGGCCGAAACGCGACATGTCTTTTTGACCGGCAACGATCTGCCGGAAAGGCTGAGGCCGGGCTTTCATATTGCCGAGCTGGGCTTTGGCACGGGCCTGAACCTGCTGGCGCTTGCGGAAATTGCGGATGTGCCCATTCGCTTCACCAGCTTTGAGGCTTTTCCGATGGATGCCGGCCAGCTTGAGCGCGCGCATGAAGCGTTCCCGGACCTTGCCGCGTTGTCTGCCGAACTGCGCGATGGTGTCGCGGAACGTCGTTTTTCCGTCGGGACGGTGGATGTGCATCTGATCGTTGGGGATGCCCGAAACGCGCTGCCAGACTGGGACGGGCTCGCGGATGCGTGGTTTCTGGATGGCTTCTCGCCCGCCAAGAACCCCGAGCTTTGGGGGGCGCCGCTGATGGCAGAGGTCGGCGCACATACGTCGCCGGGCGGGACCTTCGCGACCTATTCAGCAGCCGGTCACGTCCGCCGCTCGCTGGAGGCGGCGGGTTTCGATGTGGAACGTGCGCCGGGCTTTGCCGGAAAACGGCATATGAGCAGGGGCCGAAAGCGTTAACCGTCCGTCTCGGCGGAAAGCGTTTCCGGTCTTGGTGTCGGGCGGGTTGCGTCGGGCGCGGGTGCCGCAGCCTCGGACACAACGCCCTGCTCTGCCACGGCAAAGGCTTCAGCCTCGGACGACATTTCGTCGCCCTCACGGGGCGGGCGGCGCGATTGGGTCAGCACCTCGGCCAATGTCTGGCGCGGCTTTGGCGGTGGCGGCACGAAGCCGTCCCCGGTCAGATCTTTAGTCGGCGTCAGTGCGACCGGATGCCCCGCGATGCGAGAGCGATAGACCGGCAATGCCTCTGTCACGCGCATGACATAGTTGCGCGTCTCGTCAAATGGGATCATCTCGACCCAATCAACTGGGTCGGCATCGGTCCGGATATCACCAAATCTTTCCGTCCATTGGCGAGAGCGACCGGGCCCGGCGTTATATCCCGCCGCCACGAGCGCGGATGAGGGCCCGAAGCGATCGCGCAGCGTCTGCAAATAGGCCGCGCCAAGCTGCGCGTTGTAATAGGGATCTCTTGTCAGGGCCGCCCGATCATAGCCGACGCCAACCTTATCCGCCATTTGCTGGGCCGTTCCCGGCATCAGCTGCATCAGCCCAAGCGCACCGACATGTGACGACACCGTGTGATTGAATTCAGATTCCTGGCGAGAGATCGACATGACCAGTTCCGGTGGCAGACCAAGGTCTTCACCCTCAAGCCCGGTCAGTGGGAAATAGGCGGCGGGATAAATAGCACCCTGCCCCGCTGCGCGTTTAGCCAGACGCAACGCATACCATGGATAGCGCATTTCCAGCGTCAGCCGCGCCATCCGCGCGATGTCTTCCGGCGCCGCAATTTCTGACAGGTGCAGAAAAAACCGCTGGCCCAGCTCGGGCTGACCTGCGGCGAAGGCGAACACGCCGGCCTGAAAGACGCTGTTCTCGCGAAGTTCAGACCGCCGCCATTGCGGCAATGCAGCCTCGGCCCGACCGGGGATCGACAAGGCCGGGTCCGTGGGGGCGCCGATCCGCTCGGCGGCAAGCTGGCCATAATATGCGGTCTGCATCGATGCGGCCTGTTCAAACGCAGCCCGCGCCTGATCTGCGCTTCCGGCGGCTTCATATGCGCGGCCCTGCCAGTAAAGCGCCCTCGTCTTGCTGATGACGCTGCTGGTGCCATCGGCGAGATGCTGAAAATGGACCAGTGCACGGTCCGGCGCATCGCCGCGAAGCGCTGCATAGCCCGCCAGAAACTCCAGATCGGCGAAGGCTTCCGTGCCGGGCTCCAGAAAATGCGCCTTTGCGATTTCTTCTGCGGCTGCCCAATCACCGTCACGCATCGCTGCACGCGAGTAATCCGCACGCGCGCTTGCCCAGACCTCGGGCCGGCGCAGGTCCTCGGCAGAGCCGGATTGCTCCAACATCAGTTCTCGCGCCAGATCGTGAAGCTTGGCCTGAACGCGCCAGACGAACCGGTCCATCGCAAGGCCCGGGTCGTCCTGCTGTGCTTCGGGAAGGGCAAGGATCAAAGCATCAACGCCGCCACGTCTTGCCTGTGTGGCTATCCGCGCTTCGGCCAGCGGGCGTTCGGCAACCGACATTCGGGCAAGCCCGACCTGCGCCGCCTGCCATTCCTGCTGGTCCAGAAGGGCAAAGACCCGTGCGTCGTTCAGGTCTTCAACAAGGTCGCGGTTTGCCGAAAGAAATGCGGCTTCCTCTGGCGCGGTCATCGGCAGGCTCAGCCAGATGCGCTGCGCGAGCTTCCTGGCCGCAACCGCATCGTCGTCACGAAGCGCCGCGATCAGTGCCATCGCGCCGCGGGCGGTCTGCGGCTCATGCGCCGCGAACCAGTCCATCACGTCCCGGGCAGAGGCATTGTCGGGAATCTTCGCCTCGCCCCGCTGGTACAGCAGCTCCATCCCCGGCCAGTCGGCATGATCGCGTGCGAAGGCCAGATAATCCGCAAAGCTGCCCTGACCGGCCCGAAGCGCATGCCATTCGATCAGGCTTTCGGCCACCGGACCAGACGCGGCGGCGGCCTGTTGCGCCGTTTCCCAGTTACTTGCGCCGGCCGCAGTCAGCGCGGTTGCAAGTTCGCGAACCGATTCCGCGCGGGCAGGCATTGCGACCGCGGATATGAACAGGGAAATGCAAAGCATGTTTCGAAAAGGATACATCATCCCGCCCAATCTGTGCCTTCTGCCCGCGACCTTCAATTCACAAGCTTGGCAATTGCTGCACCTGAGGCTAGTGTCCCGCCAGTTTTTCAACCACATGCAACAGGAGCGTGTCATGTTCAAAGGGTCCTTGCCCGCGCTGATCACGCCGTTCACCTCGGACGGCGAACTGGATCTGGACACGCTGAAGAAATTCGTCGACTGGCAGATCGAACAGGGCAGCAACGGTCTTGTGCCATGTGGCACAACCGGTGAATCGCCGACGCTCAGCCATGATGAGCATCGCAAGGTCGTGGAAGAGGTGATCCGTATCGCCGACGGTCGTGTGCCGGTAATTGCGGGTGCAGGCTCAAATTCCACACGAGAGGCGATTGGTCTTGCGCAGCACGCGGAAAGCGTGGGCGCGGATGGCGTTCTGGTAGTCACGCCCTATTACAACAAGCCGACGCAGGCGGGATTGATCGCGCATTTCACCGCGATCCACGAAGCGACCGATCTGCCGATCATCATCTATAACATTCCCGGACGTTCTGTGGTCGATATGACGCCTGAAACGATGGGTGAGCTTGCGCAACTACCGCGTATTGCGGGCGTGAAGGATGCGACGGGAAAGCTTGAACGCGTCAGCCAGCAGCGTATGTCATGCGGCACGGATTTCATCCAACTGTCCGGCAATGACGACACCGCGCTCGTCTTCAACGCCAATGGCGGCACGGGATGTATCAGCGTGACAGCCAATGTCGCGCCGAAAATCTGTGCTGAATTTCAGGCAGCAACGCTTGCCGGAGACTACGCCAAAGCACTGGAGCTTCAGGACAAGCTGATGCCGCTGCACATCGCGATCTTCCTGGAGCCGGGTCTGGTCGGTGCGAAATACGCGCTTTCCAGGCTGGGCATCGGGAATGAGCGCGTACGCTTACCGCTCGTTGGTCTGACCCAAGCCACCAAAACCCGCATTGATGAGGCAATGCGCCACGCTGGCATCCTTTGATAAGGCCGCGCGCGGCAGCGCGCGCTACTGTCAGTCGCCTTCGTGGGTCAGACGCGAATCCGCGCCGTCATCCATGATGCTGGGCCCGTCCGACAGCGTGGCCCAGCCAGAGCCGGTTCCAGTCGGTGGCAGTTCCTCTTTCGTCCATTGCTGGAAGATGTTGGCCTTGGCGATCATCAGGCCGGTCACAGGCGCGGTCAGGAAGATGAACAGCGTGATCATCAGCTCATGCCAGCTGAGATGGTCGCCGAACCACGCGAAATAGATCATCGAGGCCATAAGCACCGCGCCGACACCCAGTGTTGCGGCCTTGGTCGGGGCGTGTAGTCGCGTCATCGGCTCTGGCAGCTTGACCAGCCCGTAAGAGCCGACGAAGCCGAATATCCCGCTGATGACCAGCAGGGCGGTGACGATAATCTCGAATACAAAATCCATATCCGTCCCCTATTCGATGATGTTGCCGCGCAGGATGAATTTCGCATAGGCGACGGTCGAGACGAAACCGACCATCGCAAACAGCAGCGTTGCCTCGAAATACATCTCTGTGCCCTGGCGGATGCCGAACAATGTCAGCAGGGCAATCATGTTGATCGTCATCGTATCCAACGCAAGAATCCGGTCCGGCACGCCGGGCGCTATGACGACGCGATACAGGTTGAACAGCAACCCGACGCCATAGCAGGTGAAGGCAAATAAAAGCGCATATTCGATCATGCGAAGATCTCCTTCAGGCGGGCCTCGTAGCGGGTCTTGATATCGGTCACGACGGCTTCCGGTTCGGGCGCGTGAAGGCAATGGACCAGAAGCGCGTGGCCGCATTCGGACAGATCGCAGCTTACTGTGCCGGGTGTCAGCGTGATCGTGCCGGCAAGAACTGCAATCGCCTCGGGCGAGCGTAGTTCAAGCGGGACGGTGATCCATGCCGGACGAAGCTGATCGTTCGGCTTGAACAGCACGATCTTCGCGACCTCGATATTCGCGATGATGATGTCCCAGACCACCAGACCGGTATAGCCAAGCAGCTTGCCGCCCGCATGAAGCGACGGGCGCAGCGGCCAATAGGGCGCGATCAGCGCGGGGATCAGGATCGACAGTATCAGCCCGAAGGTCAGTGACCCCCAGCGGAAATCATTGACCAGCAGAAGCCAGACTAGGACCAGCAGGACGGACAGATAGGGATGTGGGAAGAAACGTCTCATTACCGCGCCCCCTCCTGTTCGATCAGGACAGAGGAAACATATGGTGCCGGGTCAAACAGTTGTTCTGCGATGGCATCGGTCATCTGCATGGCAGGGCGAGCGAACACGGTCAGCAGAACCAGTCCGGCCAACAATGCCCCGGTCGAGACAAAGGTCATCGCGGGGGATACGGCATCCTCGATATCCTGAATGTGCTCGTCCGGTTCCAGCTTGGGCGGGATCGGACCCTGTGGTCTTGGTCTGCCTTCGGCCTCGGCCTGCCGTTCAATCCGCTGCAACTGGAACGGCAGCCAGAACAGGGTAGAGCCCGCGCGCCCGAAGCCGACAATGGCAAAGAGCGAGGTGACAAGGATCGTCGACCAGATGCCGATCCACCACGGATCGGGGCGCGTGACGTCAAGGATCAGCAGCTTGCCGATGAACCCCGACAGCGGCGGCATCCCGGCGATTGCGATGGCCGTCATGAAGAACAGAGAGGCAATCAGGCCGCTGTCGCGGATCTTGGGTCGAAGCGAAAGCCAAAGCTCTCCCCCACGTCGCGCGGCGACCATGTCCGCGATCAGGAACAGCGCCGCCGCCGACAATGTCGAATGGATGGTGTAGTACAGCGCCGCCGCGATAGAGGCGGGCGTGAACATCGTCACCGCGATGACCAGCGTGCCAATGGATGCAACGGCAGACATTGCGGCCACGCGCCCAAGATGCCGTCCGCCAAGGACTCCGATCTGACCCACCACCAGCGTGATCAGCGCGGCGGGCAGAAGCATGTCGGCGATGATATGCTCGACCACGGAATCGCCGGGGAAAACCAGCGTGTAGAAGCGGATGATCGCATAGACGCCGACCTTCGACATGATGGCGAACAGTGCCGCAACGGGCCCCGGCGCGTTCGCATAGGTCGATGGCAGCCAGAAATGCAGGGGCACCAGTGCCGCCTTGATGGCGAACACCAGCATCAGAAGTACAGCCCCGGTGCGCAGCAGGGCGGTATCTTCTGCCGGCATTTCGGCGACCTTTACGGCCATATCGGCCATGTTCAGCGTGCCGGTCACCGCATAAAGGGTGCCAAGCGCAGCCAGGAACAGGGTCGAGCCAAGCAGATTGATGATGACATATTGAACACCCGCGCGCAGTCTCAGCCCGCCGCCGCCGTGGATCATCAGCCCGTAAGAAGCGATCAGCAGGACTTCGAAGAAGACGAACAGATTGAAGGCATCGCCGGTCAGGAAGGCACCCATGACGCCCATCATCTGAAACTGCCACAGCGCGTGAAAATGCCAGCCCTTCCGGTCCCAGCCAGAGCCGATCCCGTAAAGCTGCACGACCAGCCCGAGGAAGGCTGTCAGCACCATCATCAGCGCCGCCAGCCGGTCCAGCATCAGCACGATGCCGAAAGGTGCAGGCCAATTGCCAAGGCGGTAAACGAAAATGTCCCCCCCGCTCGCATAATAGGCCAGATACAGCGAGACGCCCAGCAGCAGCACAGATCCCGCGGTTGAGAACACGCGCTGCAACAGCATGTCATGCCGCATCCAGAGGATGATAAGGCCCCCGATCAGCGCCGGCAGGACGACAGGAGCAATGATAAAGTGGCTCATTCGTGGTCGCCCCCGGTTTCGCGCCGGTCAGATTCTGGCATGTCGATATAGTCGTCGCCGCCCTCGATAAACGCGCCGAGCGCCAGTAGCACGACGACGGCGGTCATCCCGAAGGAAATCACGATGGCCGTCAGCGTAAGCGCCTGCGGCAGTGGGTCGGTATAGTCGGTCAGATTGCCGTGGCCGTGAAGGATCGGCGGCTTGTCTACGGCCAGCCGCCCCGTGGTCACAAGGAACAGGTTGATGGCATAGGACAGCATGGTCATACCGATCACGGTCGGAAATGTGCGCAGGCGCAGGACAAGGTATACCCCTGCTGCGGTCATGGCACCGATGGCGATTGCGACAAGGGCTTCCATCAGACTGCCTCCCCCGTTTTATGCGTATCATTGCGTGACGGGTCGATATCCATCGGCTCTTGATTGACGGGCTCTCCGGCGCGGCGGGCGATGCGCGACAATGAATTAAGTGCCAGCATCACTGCCCCAAGGACGCAAAGGAACACACCCAGATCAAAGGCCATTGCAGTCGCAAGCTCAAACTCCTCCAGGAAAGGTAGTTTCACATAGGTATAGTTAGAGGTCAGGAAGGGCTGCCCCCACAGCCACGCGCCGATCCCGGTCGCGGCGGCCACGACGACACCCGCGCCGATCATCGCATGGAATGGCACGCGCTGACGTTCCTGCGCCCAGGCAAAGCCCGAGGCCATGTATTGCATCAGCAAAGAGATTGCGACGATCAGGCCCGCAACGAAGCCGCCGCCGGGCTCGTTATGGCCGCGCAGGAAGATGAACAGACCAACGGTCAGCGAAATCGGCAGGATCAGCCGGGTCGCGACAACCAGCAGCAGCG contains the following coding sequences:
- a CDS encoding NnrU family protein → MSGWTEVSIAFAAFLAAHIIPMRPGLKARLVAILGRTGYLIGFSLLSLGLLYWLLRAAGRAPYVEIWPQQLWQRWLVNFAMPFAIALTVFAVGARNPFAFGGRSEGFDPERPGIVGFTRHPLMWAFALWAGAHLLVNGDLAHVMLFAPLLLFALSGVFAAEARARRVLPDFQRLAAHSSLWPGAALLTGRWRPRGLPSLPRLFITLLVWAALIHLHPLLIGPSPLP
- a CDS encoding NAD(P)/FAD-dependent oxidoreductase; the protein is MASITVVGAGIAGLSLAWELTRRGQHVRVLEKQGIAAGSSGGTVGALAPHAPESWNAKKQFQLESLLSAQDFWTEVGDVGGVDPGYARTGRVQPVVSGDLPKLHARIEGSEHFWDGAARMWLTQERPNGSLCPLSADGWWLMDDLTARISPPDACNALAAAIRRRGGEIELGAVAEIETTSTPALWATGVAGLEQLGEDLGRKVGQGVKGQSALLAFDAAASPQVFADGLHVVPHFNGTVGIGSTSENSYAHDQVDHLLDDVITKSRAICPELADAKVISRWAGIRPRARSRAPLAGGWPGRPGHFVLNGGFKIGFGMAPALARVMADLVLDGRNNLPEGFRLQGNGDGPISSG
- the mnmD gene encoding tRNA (5-methylaminomethyl-2-thiouridine)(34)-methyltransferase MnmD, whose translation is MTTKDQTPELQWREGSVPVSSRFDDPYFSLAGGLAETRHVFLTGNDLPERLRPGFHIAELGFGTGLNLLALAEIADVPIRFTSFEAFPMDAGQLERAHEAFPDLAALSAELRDGVAERRFSVGTVDVHLIVGDARNALPDWDGLADAWFLDGFSPAKNPELWGAPLMAEVGAHTSPGGTFATYSAAGHVRRSLEAAGFDVERAPGFAGKRHMSRGRKR
- a CDS encoding lytic transglycosylase domain-containing protein, with amino-acid sequence MLCISLFISAVAMPARAESVRELATALTAAGASNWETAQQAAAASGPVAESLIEWHALRAGQGSFADYLAFARDHADWPGMELLYQRGEAKIPDNASARDVMDWFAAHEPQTARGAMALIAALRDDDAVAARKLAQRIWLSLPMTAPEEAAFLSANRDLVEDLNDARVFALLDQQEWQAAQVGLARMSVAERPLAEARIATQARRGGVDALILALPEAQQDDPGLAMDRFVWRVQAKLHDLARELMLEQSGSAEDLRRPEVWASARADYSRAAMRDGDWAAAEEIAKAHFLEPGTEAFADLEFLAGYAALRGDAPDRALVHFQHLADGTSSVISKTRALYWQGRAYEAAGSADQARAAFEQAASMQTAYYGQLAAERIGAPTDPALSIPGRAEAALPQWRRSELRENSVFQAGVFAFAAGQPELGQRFFLHLSEIAAPEDIARMARLTLEMRYPWYALRLAKRAAGQGAIYPAAYFPLTGLEGEDLGLPPELVMSISRQESEFNHTVSSHVGALGLMQLMPGTAQQMADKVGVGYDRAALTRDPYYNAQLGAAYLQTLRDRFGPSSALVAAGYNAGPGRSRQWTERFGDIRTDADPVDWVEMIPFDETRNYVMRVTEALPVYRSRIAGHPVALTPTKDLTGDGFVPPPPKPRQTLAEVLTQSRRPPREGDEMSSEAEAFAVAEQGVVSEAAAPAPDATRPTPRPETLSAETDG
- the dapA gene encoding 4-hydroxy-tetrahydrodipicolinate synthase, with amino-acid sequence MFKGSLPALITPFTSDGELDLDTLKKFVDWQIEQGSNGLVPCGTTGESPTLSHDEHRKVVEEVIRIADGRVPVIAGAGSNSTREAIGLAQHAESVGADGVLVVTPYYNKPTQAGLIAHFTAIHEATDLPIIIYNIPGRSVVDMTPETMGELAQLPRIAGVKDATGKLERVSQQRMSCGTDFIQLSGNDDTALVFNANGGTGCISVTANVAPKICAEFQAATLAGDYAKALELQDKLMPLHIAIFLEPGLVGAKYALSRLGIGNERVRLPLVGLTQATKTRIDEAMRHAGIL
- a CDS encoding Na+/H+ antiporter subunit G, encoding MDFVFEIIVTALLVISGIFGFVGSYGLVKLPEPMTRLHAPTKAATLGVGAVLMASMIYFAWFGDHLSWHELMITLFIFLTAPVTGLMIAKANIFQQWTKEELPPTGTGSGWATLSDGPSIMDDGADSRLTHEGD
- a CDS encoding K+/H+ antiporter subunit F — its product is MIEYALLFAFTCYGVGLLFNLYRVVIAPGVPDRILALDTMTINMIALLTLFGIRQGTEMYFEATLLFAMVGFVSTVAYAKFILRGNIIE
- a CDS encoding Na+/H+ antiporter subunit E gives rise to the protein MRRFFPHPYLSVLLVLVWLLLVNDFRWGSLTFGLILSILIPALIAPYWPLRPSLHAGGKLLGYTGLVVWDIIIANIEVAKIVLFKPNDQLRPAWITVPLELRSPEAIAVLAGTITLTPGTVSCDLSECGHALLVHCLHAPEPEAVVTDIKTRYEARLKEIFA
- a CDS encoding monovalent cation/H+ antiporter subunit D; the protein is MSHFIIAPVVLPALIGGLIILWMRHDMLLQRVFSTAGSVLLLGVSLYLAYYASGGDIFVYRLGNWPAPFGIVLMLDRLAALMMVLTAFLGLVVQLYGIGSGWDRKGWHFHALWQFQMMGVMGAFLTGDAFNLFVFFEVLLIASYGLMIHGGGGLRLRAGVQYVIINLLGSTLFLAALGTLYAVTGTLNMADMAVKVAEMPAEDTALLRTGAVLLMLVFAIKAALVPLHFWLPSTYANAPGPVAALFAIMSKVGVYAIIRFYTLVFPGDSVVEHIIADMLLPAALITLVVGQIGVLGGRHLGRVAAMSAVASIGTLVIAVTMFTPASIAAALYYTIHSTLSAAALFLIADMVAARRGGELWLSLRPKIRDSGLIASLFFMTAIAIAGMPPLSGFIGKLLILDVTRPDPWWIGIWSTILVTSLFAIVGFGRAGSTLFWLPFQLQRIERQAEAEGRPRPQGPIPPKLEPDEHIQDIEDAVSPAMTFVSTGALLAGLVLLTVFARPAMQMTDAIAEQLFDPAPYVSSVLIEQEGAR
- a CDS encoding Na+/H+ antiporter subunit C, with protein sequence MEALVAIAIGAMTAAGVYLVLRLRTFPTVIGMTMLSYAINLFLVTTGRLAVDKPPILHGHGNLTDYTDPLPQALTLTAIVISFGMTAVVVLLALGAFIEGGDDYIDMPESDRRETGGDHE